The Apodemus sylvaticus chromosome 4, mApoSyl1.1, whole genome shotgun sequence nucleotide sequence CTTTGGAGGAAAATGTGATGAACAGCTTGACTCTGGCTAGAAACTGTGGCTTCAGCAAAGAGCAACAATGAGCGGGTGCCCTCAGACAACCTGGGGCACAAATGTAGGAAAGGGAAGCGcttgggagggggagaggaatgcAAATCTGTCTCGGCTGTGTACACCTTCGAGCGCGTGGTAGCACACAAAGATCTGGTGGATTGGTCTCTGAGACTTAAGAGAGCAGCTGCTTGGCAGTGCTTCTGTGATTAGGATTTTTCTCTATGAAAACCCTCTCACCACATCCACTGATTGTGAATCCTTGAAGATTCGGCTTAAGAATATGTGTCCACAGAGCGCTTGCCCAGGGACCGACTCTGCAGCCCTGAACACATCTCAGGGAGGTCAGACTGCGCCACAGTTTGTTATCGTGTCTGCTCTCTTCTGGTTCCTTAGGAGATGACCGAGTATGCATGCAGCCCCTCAGGACACAGACTATACTTCTCAACTTCCCTCGCTGCCTTATGTGAGCCCAGGAAGGGGGGGTCGGGAAGAGAGGCGACCGTGGGGGGCCTGCTGGGggccgcgggggggggggggaagggggaggcagTGGTGTTGCCTAGCAACGAGCAGCAAAGCACACTGGGCAGCTGGTGCGCTCCACCTCTCTTCCTTTGTGCTAGTGTAGGCTATGCCAGGTTAATTCTCCATGTCTGCTGTCGCTATGAAGATGGACACCCGCGTCTCTGACACTGCAGAGCATGCCTGGTTGAGTTACGTCTGGACTCCCACCTCTCATACAAGAATATCTCCTTGAAGCCCCTTTTTCAATAACCAACGCCATATATCTCTCTCCTGCAGTTACTACCACTCCAACTCCAACCAGAATGCTCTGCGCGAGTGCACGTGCCTAGAACATGCAAAGCCCTGGGATTCGATTTTTCTCTATGAAAAATCTGAatgtctcagatttttttttcatgcaccGTTTTATGCAAAGTATAATAGGGAAAAATTGACAAAGAAAGATAATCCTAGATTTTAAAGCTATATCACCCCTGGGGAAAGTTGGGCAGAGGAActggtgtttgtttttgagatagggtctcaccatgtaacccaggctggcctcaaacccatgaTCCTTGCATCTCATCTATccgggtgctaggattacagatgcgGGCCTCTATGTCCAGCCCTGGGAAAGGTTCTCAAGTGGCTCTGATTACATTTAAACGTTTTAATGTCACATACAACATATGGCTCTAACACCAAAATATGGGTAAGGACAAAATTAACACATTACCACATCTAATTTCTTCATTGTTGTAAacaccaaatttttaaaaaaaaaatctaattttctaattttaaaggaAAGCAACTACTTTTAGTTAAGCCCTTTCTCAGGCAAAGAGCAGTCTGTATGTCAGGCAGATCTGCCATCAAGATGAGGACCCAATTTGTGTTAAAACTCTCAAACTATTTCTTGAATTATGACTGTACAGAGTTTAAATCCTAGGGTGAGGATGCAGCTGGGTGGCAGAGTGCTCGCTTACCATGCGCAAGGGTCGAGTCCCGGCACCACTAAAACAAAAAAGTTTGAATTCTAAACGAACCCAACAATCAGCGGGTCTCTGAGCTTCAGGAAATCCAGATGCTCAGTTATCTTCGGGCCGATAATCCCAAGAATTATGCAGGTCCACCACGACTGCGGAGCCGTCGCTGCTTAAGCACACCGAGTCTGCAATGAGGGACCGCAGCCTGTCTTCGTCAGCACACAGGCGGTGCAGTTTGGGGTATGTGAGCAGTCTCTGCAGGGGTATGTAAAACTTCTCTCCTTCACAGAAGGGTTTGGGAGAACTTTCTATTCTGGCCTTTTCGGCCTCCGTGAAGACTGCTCCCAACAGTAGGTGGGGGGCTGGGCAGGAGTCCGTGTCCCCTGGCTTAGGGCCCGGGTCCTTCTCCCGTTCCCGCAGCATCCTCTGGTGCCTCAGCCTCAGCCGGTCCACTTGGATCAGGAGTTCCCCAACCAGAACAAACTTGAGCACCTTCTCCTGCTGTAAACTCGGGTAGGAGGTGGTATAAATCTGAGGGCAGAAACCAAACACAATACCGAAGCTTTTTAAACCATCAGCAATTCAGCCCCATGAGAACCGTGCGGGCCTCCGGCATGTGCGACACCGGCATCCGGCATGAGTGTCAGAACCTACTCATTGTAAAAGCCTTGGTTATACTGGGAGTCAAACACATGCAGGCGTTACCTAGCTGGTTTGCTTCCGATTCTAATGCCAACTATAACCCAGTCAGGTTTCTACCAGCAGGCACTaaccttaatttttttaagatttattattttgtatgtaagagtgttttgcttgcatgtatgtctgtgcgccATATGCATGTCTGGCACCCACTGAGGCCGGAAGAGCTCACTGGATCCAGGAAGACTAgagttaacagatggttgtgggctggATCAAACCTATAACCCAGTGTTTCTACTTGGTATCACATGGAAATcagtataaaaagagaaaatggtcCAATCTAGAAGCAGCGATGTGTGCCTCTAACCACAGCTCCCTGAGAGGCTCAGGTAAGTCAGCCACTGAGCCTAGAAAGCCAGGCCACTCCAGGCAGTGAAGTGACACAtaggcaaaagaaaaattaaaaataaataaaaattattccaccaaatgaaaaatgtattcttttgaaAGCTAAGGTGCATGTGTGCTCTCACACTCCTACACTAATCACTAGTCGCAGGCTAGGGAGGAACTATTACTGGCTTTCTCTTTACTGCTCACACTCCTAAGAGATTACAAAGGAGGCAGCAAAAGTTCTGCTTTAAAACATCCTAAGAAGCCCTCCAGCAAACTGTTCTCTGTAACATAAAGCCAAGGGGCCAGGCCATCTGGAAGGATGCCATAGGCCAACCCGGCCAATACTCATCCAGCCCGAATCTTTCTATGATGAGCCTCAAAATTAGGTCatttagccaggtgtggtgatgcaggtctttaaccccagcacttcagaagtagaggcaggagttctgtgtgtgtgttcaaggccattctggtctataTAGAAAGTCTAAGCCAGCAGGGTAAGACCCtgtcaaaaaagaaagacagaaaaagagaagacagagagaaattaaaaataaaagaaagcaggacATTTATACCCCTTTCTACTTTGGGAATCAGTAatgtaaaaaataagaaatggggagaggaagaaggaaggagaaaagaagaagtagaggaaaggaatgagggaaggaaggaagacagagggagggggaaagggagggagagagggaggaggaatcgTGATAGTCTTAGTAGTAGTTGCCCTGGTCCCCATTGTCTGTCATGCTGACCCACGGACTTCTAGCCCCGACAGCGACCTCACGAGAATACTCACAGGTTTATAAACATGCTGGTCATGCTGCTGGGAGACAGAGGGCTCAGACAGCTTCCCAGTGTTTTTCGTAAAGACACCTATCTGGGTACAGTATCCAACATGCTCAGATCCAGCTGGTGGTGTCCCTACCCCAGTAAACTCCACACAGTAATTGTAGCAGTTTGCCACTTGGGAAGCCCTGAAATCagacaacaaagggaaatcactTCTCTGAACACCAGGGTATGGCTAAACAGCTTATCACACAAACAATTCTCAAGCGCCTTCCTGTCAGCAGTGTTAAGAACCACGGAAACaggccgggcgatggtggcacacgcctttaattctagcacttaggaggcagaggcaggcagatttctgagttcgaggccagcctggtctacaaagtgagttctaggacagccagtgttacacagagaaaccctgtctcaaaaaaaaataaataaataaaaacacagaaacaggATGAATCAGAGTATTTCTAGGCCAAGCACAGTGGCACGTGAGCTATATAAGGAGATACCACCTCAAAAACAAcctaaagggctggagagatggctcagcgagtaagaacactaactgctcttccgaaggtcctgagttcaaatcccagcaaccacatggtggctcacaaccatccgaaatgaaatcagatgccctcttctggtgtgtctgaagacagctatagcatacttacatataacaataaataagtagatctttaaaaaaaaaaaaagaaaaaagaaagtgtttacacatcaaaaaaaaacaacctaaagTTACAGATTGCTATGCGGGCATGTGATGCTTCACCAGGGTACCTGATTTCTGTAGGGAACAAAGGCAGTGACACATTTTCAGCTTCTAAGTCACcacaggaagaggaaagggaggctaTGGGTCAGAGAGTAGGGGTGGATGAGGGGACCTCAAAGACATCAGCCTAAAGTATGCACATTTGGAATTCTGTACAAAAAGAAATTGTACAGAAACCAAAAAGGCACCCCAAGATGGGCATGAGCTCCCCTCACGGCCCAGACCTTCCCCACTTTGGCCTCATCCTATGCCACACTACAGGTGCCTCTTACAGACATCTCCCAAGCACACACTCTTCTGCTGCTGCACAAACGTTCTCCTTTCCTTGTGTTCTTACTACATTGTAAGTCACACATGGAGGCCCTGCTAGAGTGAGGTACGAAACAGCTTAGGTAAGACAGACATATCAAAGCTTATTTCCTCTAACAGggttccaaccaaaaacaaacaaacaaaaccttccgAACTTACCAGGTCTGAAACTCCATTCTGCTCCACTCAAATTTATGATCGGCATCCCTCAGGGTCACTGTAGGGAACAGGGGGTTGAATTCAGCATTTGGTGTGCTGATGACAATCATGGTGGGTGACAGGTATCCAAACACCACGTCAGGAAATCTGGCCAGATCATCTGAATCCAAATGTTCTATTCTAAAGTGGTTAATAAGAAGATGCAATTAATGTGGCTTCACTTTCCCTAGCCGAATATTAATATAATGAGCAGAAATAATTCCTACCTGAATTATTACCTGTTGATTTCTCACTCCTTTGATAATCCAACAATCCTCAACCCATGAACAATTGTGTTTATGTTTGAACCCTTCCCACTCCCAGCTTCACCAAAGATGATCCATCAACTAAGATCTCCTGCTGCATTCTATAGAACTTATGTCAATATTCCTTTTTTAAAGCATCTGACTTTGTACAGTCCTTGATTTGATGCCCCAAGAATACAACATTACGGCTATGTGTTCTTTTCAAAAATGCATTCCCAGGCAGCTGCAGGGATAGCGCAGAAATTatgagcacatactgctcttacagaggatacAAGTTTGGTTTCTAGAACCCATATCAGGTGACTCATGGCCACCAGTTgttgcagaaaatattaaaaaaagaacgccccgccagagtggttgtaccaatttgcaaccccaccagcagtggaggagtgttcctctttctccacaccctctccaacacctgctgtctcctgaatttttaatcttag carries:
- the Henmt1 gene encoding small RNA 2'-O-methyltransferase; the protein is MAAAAEDRDVAIETQARSGLWEDRCNSVIGGNFKEVCAEKVIRFKPPLYKQRYQFVRDLVDRHEPKKVADLGCGDTKLLKLLKIYPCIQLLVGVDINEEKLHSNGHRLSPYLGEFVKPRDLDLTVTLYHGSVVERDSRLLGFDLITCIELIEHLDSDDLARFPDVVFGYLSPTMIVISTPNAEFNPLFPTVTLRDADHKFEWSRMEFQTWASQVANCYNYCVEFTGVGTPPAGSEHVGYCTQIGVFTKNTGKLSEPSVSQQHDQHVYKPIYTTSYPSLQQEKVLKFVLVGELLIQVDRLRLRHQRMLREREKDPGPKPGDTDSCPAPHLLLGAVFTEAEKARIESSPKPFCEGEKFYIPLQRLLTYPKLHRLCADEDRLRSLIADSVCLSSDGSAVVVDLHNSWDYRPEDN